The Streptomyces puniciscabiei genomic interval GCGAGCGCCTGCTCGACGATCTCGTGCGGCTTGTTCGTACGGGCGCTCATCGACCGGCCTCCTGCGTGGTGTTGAGGATGTTCACTGCCCTGAACAGGGCTGACGGGCATCCGTGCGACACGGAGGCCACCTGTCCTGGCTGTGCCTTGCCGCAGTTGAAGGCGCCGCCCAGGACGTACGTCTGGGGCCCGCCCACGGCGGTCATCGAGCCCCAGAAGTCGGTCGTGTTCGCCTGGTAGGCCACGTCCTTCAGCTGCCCGGTGATCCGCCCGTTCTCGATCCTGAAGAAGCGCTGTCCGGTGAACTGGAAGTTGTAGCGCTGCATGTCGATCGACCAGGACCGGTCGCCGACCACGTAGATGCCCCGGTCGACGCCGCCGATGAGATCCTCGGTGGACAGCCCCGCCGGATCCGGCCGCAGGGACACGTTGGCCATGCGCTGCACCGGCACATGCGCGGGGGAGTCGGCGTACGCGCACCCGTTGGACCGGTCGAACCCGGTGAGCCGCGCGATCCGCCGGTCCAGCTGGTAGCCGACCAGGGTGCCGTCCTTCACCAGGTCCCAGGACTGCGCCTCGACGCCCTCGTCGTCGTACCCGATGGTCGCGAGGCCGTGCTCGGCGGTGCGGTCCCCGGTGACGTTCATCAGCTCGGAGCCGTACCGCAGCTTGCCCAGCTGGTCGAAGGTGGCGAAGGAGGTGCCGGCGTAGGCGGCCTCGTAGCCGAGCGCGCGGTCCAGTTCCGTCGCGTGCCCGATGGACTCGTGGATGGTCAGCCACAGGTTGGACGGGTCGACCACCAGGTCGTACAGGCCCGGCTCCACGCTCGGCGCCCGCATCTTCTCGGCGAGCAGCTCCGGGATCCGCTCCAGCTCGTCGTCCCAGTCCCAGCCGGTGCCGGTCAGATACTCCCAGCCCCGGCCGACCGGCGGCGCGAGGGTGCGCATCGAGTCGAACTCGCCGCTGGACTCGTCCACCGACACCGCGGTGAGCTGCGGATGCAGCCGCACCCGCTGCTGGGTGGTCACGGTCCCGGCGGTGTCCGCGTAGAACTTGTTCTCGTGCACGGTGAGCAGCGAGGCGTCCACGTGCTGGACGCCGTTCGCGGCCAGCAGCCGCGCGCTCCACTCCGCCAGCAGCCCCGCCTTCTCCTCGTCGGGCACCGAGAAGGGGTCGATCTCGTACGACGAGACCCACGTCCTGTCGGCGTGCACCGGCTCGTCGGCCAGCTCCACCCGCTCGTCGGCGCCCGCGGCCCTGATGACCTGCGCGGACAGCTTGGCCATGGCCACCGCCTGTGAAGCCACCCTGGCTGCCGCGTCCATGGTCAGGTCCACCCCGGAGGCGAAGCCCCACGAGCCGCCGTGCACGACCCGCACCGCGTACCCGAGGTCGGTGGTGTCCGACGATCCGGCGGGCCTGGCGTCGCGCAGCCGCCAGGACGCGCTGCGCACCCGCTCGAACCGGAAGTCCGCGTGCTCCGCCCCGAGCGCACGCGCGCGTGCCAGCGCGGCGTCGGCGAGGGACCGTAGCGGAAGCGCCGTGAAGGCTTCATCGATGGAATGAGGCACGGAGGTCTCCCTGCTGTCGTGGCCTGTCGGCTCCGATCATGTCGTGGGAGCGGCCCGTCGGACCACACGTTTCGAGCCCGGACCGGGGTGGTTCTGTAGGGACCCGACAGTGACTCCCGCCCGCCACTGTCGGTGCCCGAATGCCCACGGGCCCGGCCGTACCGATAGGTTTTCGATGAAGCCGCCTGTCATCCAGGTGTCCGGGCGGGTTGTCCGACATCTGCAGACCGCTATCGAAAGGGTGATCCGTTGAGCCGCTCGGTTCTCGTCACCGGAGGAAACCGGGGCATCGGCCTCGCCATCGCCCGCGCGTTCGCCGACGCCGGCGACAAGGTCGCGATCACATACCGCTCGGGTGAGCCGCCGGCCGGCTTCCTGGCGGTCAAGTGCGACATCACCGACCCGGAGCAGGTGGAGCAGGCCTACAAGGAGATCGAGGAGCAGCACGGTCCGGTCGAGATACTGATCGCCAACGCCGGTGTGACCAAGGACCAGCTCCTGCTGCGCATGACCGAGGAGGACTTCACCTCGGTCATCGACACCAACCTCACCGGCACCTTCCGTGTCGTCAAGCGCGCCAACCGCGGCATGCTCCGCGCCAAGAAGGGCCGCGTCATCCTGATCTCGTCCGTGGTCGGCCTGCTCGGCTCCGCGGGCCAGGCGAACTACGCCGCCTCCAAGGCCGCCCTGGTCGGCTTCGCGCGCTCCCTCGCCCGTGAGCTGGGCTCGCGCAACATCACCTTCAACGTCGTCGCGCCCGGTTTCGTCGACACCGACATGACCAAGGTGCTCACCGACGAGCAG includes:
- a CDS encoding TldD/PmbA family protein; this encodes MPHSIDEAFTALPLRSLADAALARARALGAEHADFRFERVRSASWRLRDARPAGSSDTTDLGYAVRVVHGGSWGFASGVDLTMDAAARVASQAVAMAKLSAQVIRAAGADERVELADEPVHADRTWVSSYEIDPFSVPDEEKAGLLAEWSARLLAANGVQHVDASLLTVHENKFYADTAGTVTTQQRVRLHPQLTAVSVDESSGEFDSMRTLAPPVGRGWEYLTGTGWDWDDELERIPELLAEKMRAPSVEPGLYDLVVDPSNLWLTIHESIGHATELDRALGYEAAYAGTSFATFDQLGKLRYGSELMNVTGDRTAEHGLATIGYDDEGVEAQSWDLVKDGTLVGYQLDRRIARLTGFDRSNGCAYADSPAHVPVQRMANVSLRPDPAGLSTEDLIGGVDRGIYVVGDRSWSIDMQRYNFQFTGQRFFRIENGRITGQLKDVAYQANTTDFWGSMTAVGGPQTYVLGGAFNCGKAQPGQVASVSHGCPSALFRAVNILNTTQEAGR
- the fabG gene encoding 3-oxoacyl-[acyl-carrier-protein] reductase; translation: MSRSVLVTGGNRGIGLAIARAFADAGDKVAITYRSGEPPAGFLAVKCDITDPEQVEQAYKEIEEQHGPVEILIANAGVTKDQLLLRMTEEDFTSVIDTNLTGTFRVVKRANRGMLRAKKGRVILISSVVGLLGSAGQANYAASKAALVGFARSLARELGSRNITFNVVAPGFVDTDMTKVLTDEQRQNIVSQVPLGRYAQPEEIAATVRFLASDDASYITGAVIPVDGGLGMGH